A region from the Salvia splendens isolate huo1 chromosome 15, SspV2, whole genome shotgun sequence genome encodes:
- the LOC121768253 gene encoding F-box protein FBW2-like isoform X2: MEKVVPRVCKSWGRAATGPYCWQEIDIEEWSRNRKLEVVDRMLRLLIARSCGSLRKLTVSGLSLDKSLLFIADHGQSLRSLRLPRSEIHDAVVGKAAAMMCGLTFVDLSYCISVGAEGLEALGKNCKSLSSLKRIMHPLEVIEKLSQDDEALAIASTMPKLKNLEIAYLLVDTASIVEILSNCKHLELLDVRGCWNVKLDEKFVKMFPKLKVVGPLVVDCYDMNGWDNCSDYSGSSGYLAWDFVAGDDDIDDDDEEYGDMLDDLWGDENPMDDVEMWFYDDVHAVDAGYDWPQSP; this comes from the exons ATGGAGAAAG TTGTTCCAAGAGTTTGCAAATCGTGGGGACGAGCAGCCACGGGGCCTTACTGCTGGCAAGAGATCGACATTGAGGAATGGAGTCGAAACCGGAAGCTGGAGGTCGTGGATAGAATGCTCCGATTGCTGATAGCAAGAAGCTGTGGCTCTCTCCGAAAGCTCACTGTCTCTGGCCTCTCCTTGGACAAATCCCTTTTGTTCATAGCAGATCA TGGTCAATCTCTGCGAAGTTTGAGACTGCCGAGAAGCGAAATACACGACGCAGTAGTGGGGAAGGCTGCTGCAATGATGTGTGGCCTCACATTTGTGGATTTGAGCTACTGCATTAGTGTTGGAGCTGAAGGTCTTGAGGCATTAGGGAAGAACTGCAAGTCTCTGAGCAGCTTGAAGCGGATAATGCACCCGTTGGAGGTGATCGAGAAGCTCTCCCAAGACGATGAGGCCCTGGCTATTGCTTCCACGATGCCCAAGCTCAAGAATCTCGAGATTGCATACTTGCTCGTGGACACGGCCAGTATCGTCGAAATTCTCAGCAACTGCAAGCACCTCGAGCTGCTGGACGTGCGCGGGTGCTGGAACGTGAAGCTGGACGAGAAGTTTGTGAAGATGTTCCCCAAGTTGAAGGTGGTCGGGCCCCTCGTGGTAGACTGCTACGACATGAACGGATGGGACAACTGCTCGGACTACTCTGGCTCGTCCGGGTACCTGGCGTGGGACTTTGTCGCCGGCGATGACGACATTGATGACGATGACGAGGAGTATGGTGACATGCTTGATGACCTGTGGGGGGACGAGAACCCGATGGACGATGTGGAGATGTGGTTCTACGACGATGTGCACGCGGTGGACGCAGGCTACGattggccgcagtctccttga
- the LOC121768253 gene encoding F-box protein FBW2-like isoform X1, translating into MEKGEDSRKWDELLPDALGLIFKNLSLCEVLTVVPRVCKSWGRAATGPYCWQEIDIEEWSRNRKLEVVDRMLRLLIARSCGSLRKLTVSGLSLDKSLLFIADHGQSLRSLRLPRSEIHDAVVGKAAAMMCGLTFVDLSYCISVGAEGLEALGKNCKSLSSLKRIMHPLEVIEKLSQDDEALAIASTMPKLKNLEIAYLLVDTASIVEILSNCKHLELLDVRGCWNVKLDEKFVKMFPKLKVVGPLVVDCYDMNGWDNCSDYSGSSGYLAWDFVAGDDDIDDDDEEYGDMLDDLWGDENPMDDVEMWFYDDVHAVDAGYDWPQSP; encoded by the exons ATGGAGAAAGGTGAGGATTCAAGAAAATGGGATGAATTACTACCTGATGCACTAGGCCTAATATTCAAGAATCTCTCACTGTGTGAGGTTCTAACAGTTGTTCCAAGAGTTTGCAAATCGTGGGGACGAGCAGCCACGGGGCCTTACTGCTGGCAAGAGATCGACATTGAGGAATGGAGTCGAAACCGGAAGCTGGAGGTCGTGGATAGAATGCTCCGATTGCTGATAGCAAGAAGCTGTGGCTCTCTCCGAAAGCTCACTGTCTCTGGCCTCTCCTTGGACAAATCCCTTTTGTTCATAGCAGATCA TGGTCAATCTCTGCGAAGTTTGAGACTGCCGAGAAGCGAAATACACGACGCAGTAGTGGGGAAGGCTGCTGCAATGATGTGTGGCCTCACATTTGTGGATTTGAGCTACTGCATTAGTGTTGGAGCTGAAGGTCTTGAGGCATTAGGGAAGAACTGCAAGTCTCTGAGCAGCTTGAAGCGGATAATGCACCCGTTGGAGGTGATCGAGAAGCTCTCCCAAGACGATGAGGCCCTGGCTATTGCTTCCACGATGCCCAAGCTCAAGAATCTCGAGATTGCATACTTGCTCGTGGACACGGCCAGTATCGTCGAAATTCTCAGCAACTGCAAGCACCTCGAGCTGCTGGACGTGCGCGGGTGCTGGAACGTGAAGCTGGACGAGAAGTTTGTGAAGATGTTCCCCAAGTTGAAGGTGGTCGGGCCCCTCGTGGTAGACTGCTACGACATGAACGGATGGGACAACTGCTCGGACTACTCTGGCTCGTCCGGGTACCTGGCGTGGGACTTTGTCGCCGGCGATGACGACATTGATGACGATGACGAGGAGTATGGTGACATGCTTGATGACCTGTGGGGGGACGAGAACCCGATGGACGATGTGGAGATGTGGTTCTACGACGATGTGCACGCGGTGGACGCAGGCTACGattggccgcagtctccttga